The following proteins are encoded in a genomic region of Drosophila miranda strain MSH22 chromosome 4, D.miranda_PacBio2.1, whole genome shotgun sequence:
- the LOC108161788 gene encoding venom carboxylesterase-6, producing the protein MWRLCGFNLLLLLLLCGRSHSIDSEPEEEEPDPDDPIGLNKELSDLVITTALGKIRGTILPSQSGRNFFAFRGIPYAKAPVERLRFRPPEPVEQWYDVFDATFDGPKCPQPGLVSEDVSEDCLRLNVYTKELPNESQLNVRRPVIVFIHPGGFYSLSGQSKNFAGPQYFMDRSLVLVTFNYRLGSLGFLATGTKEATGNMGLKDQVQLLRWIKLHISRFGGDPNAVTLLGYGAGAMAVTLHMVSPMSRGLFHRAIVMSGAATGQWTLPEHQIEVAMRQATLLSCHTDNTTEMIDCMRGKHYLEYANTLPQMFDFGRNNPLILWKPVVEPDFGQERFLVESPVQSYQNDDFMKVPIITGMTKDEFVGPALSILQSPSLLSTLNANFETLAPIFFLFNESNPRAANISQELREYYFQQEPIDANRSLAALSSLYSDALTGFGIHRFVHLAARSTKVYCYRFAYQGGRSHIYYPEDAPYGVVHHDDLMYLFVEPSISRMFTEDDDEFRMVDIMVRMFSAFAYKGDPNKPTDAALRDVRWRPFSFKKRYYLDIGDELVLLENLNSERYEIWKRLFPLNWRRQTKDV; encoded by the exons ATGTGGCGTCTCTGTGGATTcaacctgctgctgctgctgctcctctgcgGAAGGAGCCATTCCATTGATTCCGagccggaggaggaggaacCGGACCCCGACGATCCCATTGGATTGAACAAAGAACTCTCCGATCTGGTCATCACCACGGCACTGGGCAAGATCAGAGGCACCATCCTGCCCTCCCAGTCGGGGCGCAACTTCTTTGCCTTCCGGGGGATACCCTATGCCAAGGCGCCCGTGGAACGACTCCGATTCCGACCCCCAGAGCCCGTGGAGCAGTGGTACGACGTCTTCGACGCCACCTTCGACGGACCCAAGTGCCCGCAGCCGGGACTCGTCAGCGAGGACGTGAGCGAGGACTGCCTCCGGCTGAACGTGTACACGAAGGAGCTGCCCAACGAATCGCAGCTGAATGTCCGGCGACCGGTGATCGTCTTCATCCACCCGGGCGGCTTCTACTCCCTCTCGGGGCAAAGCAAGAACTTCGCGGGTCCCCAGTACTTCATGGACCGCAGCCTCGTCCTCGTCACGTTCAACTACCGCCTGGGATCGCTGGGATTCCTGGCCACCGGCACCAAGGAGGCCACCGGCAACATGGGCCTCAAGGACCAGGTGCAGCTGCTGCGCTGGATAAAGCTGCACATCTCGCGCTTCGGAGGGGACCCCAATGCGGTCACCCTCTTGGGCTACGGGGCCGGAGCCATGGCTGTGACGCTGCACATGGTCTCGCCCATGTCGCGGGGCCTCTTCCACCGGGCGATCGTGATGAGTGGCGCCGCCACGGGGCAGTGGACGCTGCCCGAGCACCAGATAGAGGTGGCCATGCGGCAGGCGACGCTCCTCAGCTGCCACACGGACAACACCACGGAGATGATTGACTGCATGCGAGGG AAACACTATCTGGAGTACGCGAATACCCTGCCGCAAATGTTCGACTTTGGGCGGAACAATCCCCTGATTCTGTGGAAGCCCGTGGTGGAGCCGGACTTCGGGCAGGAGCGCTTCCTCGTGGAGAGTCCTGTGCAGAGCTACCAGAACGACGACTTCATGAAGGTGCCCATCATCACGGGCATGACCAAGGATGAGTTTGTGGGTCCCGCCCTAT CTATCCTCCAGAGTCCCTCCCTGCTGAGCACTCTCAACGCGAACTTCGAGACCCTGGCCCCCATATTCTTCCTGTTTAACGAGAGCAATCCTCGGGCGGCGAACATCAGCCAGGAGCTGCGGGAGTACTACTTCCAGCAGGAGCCCATCGATGCCAACCGCTCCCTGGCGGCCCTCTCCTCGCTCTACTCGGATGCCCTCACCGGGTTCGGGATCCATCGGTTCGTGCATCTGGCTGCAAGGTCCACGAAGGTGTACTGCTACCGATTCGCGTATCAGGGGGGTAGGAGCCACATCTACTATCCGGAGGATGCCCCCTACGGGGTGGTGCACCACGACGACCTCATGTATCTGTTTGTGGAGCCATCGATCAGCCGCATGTTCACGGAGGATGACGACGAGTTCCGAATGGTGGACATAATGGTCAGGATGTTCTCGGCCTTCGCATACAAGGG GGATCCCAATAAGCCCACGGACGCTGCCCTGCGGGACGTCCGCTGGCGTCCCTTCAGCTTCAAGAAGCGCTACTATCTTGACATTGGCGATGAGCTCGTCCTCCTCGAGAATCTCAACTCCGAGCGATACGAGATATGGAAGCGTCTCTTTCCCTTGAATTGGCGTCGCCAAACGAAGGATGTCTAG
- the LOC108161787 gene encoding transcription factor glial cells missing 2 isoform X2 yields the protein MVVINGYSFKSQQILSNQQQQPDPQQQQQNLCLSAGMTVKTKRDWDINDAIVPHVADLEFDEFSEWSDGHVRHIYALHNEEAKKHISGWAMRNTNNHNVNILKKSCLGVLVCSQHCVLPNGSRINLRPAICDKARRKQEGKQCPNKSCRGGRLEIKPCRGHCGYPVTHFWRHSGNAIFFQAKGVHDHLRPDPKNSSVSKRAFGRIPLGGKASVGATNPKKSVIAGLVKQVKQQNLMGKGIKGHRPAAASNPLSHSAASALDIYPFNGCGKCHTTYSHCTCHSYLEAGQSSSYASSGVAGGWPLNGAEATMGNHCESSANVFTVNHQHITYNYPTIYHATPAAATAPSKSPGLPYACISELAAASYQQQQQQQQSSSGGYSNAMCHQGPAATGCGIPYESSPQLATPEPEFINYSQIKQHLGGSIQEELCKGEGQGQGQGQPTVKYNATVETQPLAYAEENYDYYYSSHREAKGLVQDYDLQQHHPHGHPHQQQFPGGVSAAAGHFYESANGYNGVSYFDTGTTVPPASVSASTGAASNPGIDPGSASGYGSYYDHYSSYEQQMAQAQAQIAQPSIGVMPTVAVAPPPPPPPPTLTYHHHHHHHLHHSAAAAATHAAH from the exons ATGGTTGTAAT AAATGGCTACAGCTTCAAGTCGCAGCAAATTCTCAgcaatcagcagcagcagccggatccccaacagcagcaacagaatcTCTGCCTCTCTGCCGGAATGACGGTCAAGACAAAGCGGGACTGGGACATCAATGACGCCATCGTGCCGCATGTGGCAGACCTGGAGTTCGACGAGTTCAGCGAGTGGAGCGACGGGCATGTGCGGCACATCTACGCGCTGCACAACGAGGAGGCCAAGAAGCACATCTCCGGCTGGGCGATGCGCAACACCAACAACCACAACGTGAACATCCTCAAGAAGAGCTGCCTGGGGGTCCTGGTGTGCTCGCAGCACTGCGTCCTGCCCAACGGGTCGAGGATCAACCTGCGGCCTGCGATCTGCGACAAGGCGCGCCGCAAGCAGGAGGGCAAGCAGTGCCCCAACAAGAGCTGCCGGGGCGGGAGGCTGGAGATCAAGCCCTGCCGCGGCCACTGCGGCTACCCCGTGACCCACTTCTGGCGCCACTCGGGGAACGCCATCTTCTTCCAGGCCAAGGGAGTCCACGATCACCTGCGGCCAGACCCCAAGAACTCGAGTGTCTCGAAGCGCGCCTTCGGCAGGATTCCGCTCGGCGGGAAGGCCTCTGTGGGCGCCACGAATCCCAAGAAGTCCGTCATCGCGGGACTGGTGAAGCAAGTGAAGCAGCAG AATCTCATGGGAAAGGGCATCAAGGGGCATCGTCCGGCGGCGGCCAGCAATCCCTTGAGCCATTCTGCCGCCTCTGCTCTGGACATTTATCCGTTCAATGGCTGCGGCAAGTGCCACACCACCTACAGCCACTGCACCTGCCACAGCTACCTGGAGGCGGGCCAATCCTCGAGCTACGCGAGCAGCGGCGTGGCGGGGGGCTGGCCGCTGAACGGGGCGGAGGCCACGATGGGCAATCACTGCGAGAGCTCCGCGAATGTGTTCACGGTGAACCACCAGCACATCACCTACAACTATCCCACCATCTACCATGCCACGCCGGCGGCCGCCACGGCCCCCAGCAAGTCCCCGGGCCTCCCGTACGCCTGTATCTCGGAGCTGGCGGCAGCCTcctaccagcagcagcagcagcagcagcaatcctCCAGCGGCGGCTACAGCAACGCCATGTGCCACCAGGGCCCAGCAGCCACGGGGTGTGGCATCCCCTACGAGTCGAGTCCTCAGTTGGCGACGCCGGAGCCCGAGTTCATCAACTACTCGCAGATCAAGCAGCACCTCGGGGGCAGCATCCAGGAGGAGCTTTGCAAGGGGGAgggacaggggcaggggcaggggcagccaACCGTCAAGTATAACGCCACCGTGGAGACGCAGCCGCTGGCGTACGCGGAGGAGAACTACGACTACTACTACAGCAGCCATCGGGAGGCGAAGGGACTCGTCCAGGACTACGATCTGCAGCAGCACCATCCACACGGGCATCCgcaccagcagcagttccCCGGAGGCGTCTCCGCTGCCGCTGGACACTTTTACGAGAGCGCCAACGGCTACAACGGCGTCAGCTACTTCGATACGGGAACCACAGTGCCACCCGCCTCAGTGTCCGCCTCCACGGGTGCTGCATCGAATCCTGGCATCGATCCCGGCAGCGCTTCCGGCTATGGATCCTACTACGATCACTATTCCTCGTACGAACAGCAGATGGCACAGGCTCAGGCCCAGATCGCACAGCCCTCGATCGGAGTGATGCCCACAGTGGCAGTGGCCCCGCCGCCTCCGCCCCCACCGCCCACGCTCACGTaccatcaccatcatcatcaccatTTGCACCACTCTGCGGCAGCAGCTGCCACACATGCGGCCCATTGA
- the LOC108161787 gene encoding transcription factor glial cells missing 2 isoform X1, producing MVVINGYSFKSQQILSNQQQQPDPQQQQQNLCLSAGMTVKTKRDWDINDAIVPHVADLEFDEFSEWSDGHVRHIYALHNEEAKKHISGWAMRNTNNHNVNILKKSCLGVLVCSQHCVLPNGSRINLRPAICDKARRKQEGKQCPNKSCRGGRLEIKPCRGHCGYPVTHFWRHSGNAIFFQAKGVHDHLRPDPKNSSVSKRAFGRIPLGGKASVGATNPKKSVIAGLVKQVKQQQNLMGKGIKGHRPAAASNPLSHSAASALDIYPFNGCGKCHTTYSHCTCHSYLEAGQSSSYASSGVAGGWPLNGAEATMGNHCESSANVFTVNHQHITYNYPTIYHATPAAATAPSKSPGLPYACISELAAASYQQQQQQQQSSSGGYSNAMCHQGPAATGCGIPYESSPQLATPEPEFINYSQIKQHLGGSIQEELCKGEGQGQGQGQPTVKYNATVETQPLAYAEENYDYYYSSHREAKGLVQDYDLQQHHPHGHPHQQQFPGGVSAAAGHFYESANGYNGVSYFDTGTTVPPASVSASTGAASNPGIDPGSASGYGSYYDHYSSYEQQMAQAQAQIAQPSIGVMPTVAVAPPPPPPPPTLTYHHHHHHHLHHSAAAAATHAAH from the exons ATGGTTGTAAT AAATGGCTACAGCTTCAAGTCGCAGCAAATTCTCAgcaatcagcagcagcagccggatccccaacagcagcaacagaatcTCTGCCTCTCTGCCGGAATGACGGTCAAGACAAAGCGGGACTGGGACATCAATGACGCCATCGTGCCGCATGTGGCAGACCTGGAGTTCGACGAGTTCAGCGAGTGGAGCGACGGGCATGTGCGGCACATCTACGCGCTGCACAACGAGGAGGCCAAGAAGCACATCTCCGGCTGGGCGATGCGCAACACCAACAACCACAACGTGAACATCCTCAAGAAGAGCTGCCTGGGGGTCCTGGTGTGCTCGCAGCACTGCGTCCTGCCCAACGGGTCGAGGATCAACCTGCGGCCTGCGATCTGCGACAAGGCGCGCCGCAAGCAGGAGGGCAAGCAGTGCCCCAACAAGAGCTGCCGGGGCGGGAGGCTGGAGATCAAGCCCTGCCGCGGCCACTGCGGCTACCCCGTGACCCACTTCTGGCGCCACTCGGGGAACGCCATCTTCTTCCAGGCCAAGGGAGTCCACGATCACCTGCGGCCAGACCCCAAGAACTCGAGTGTCTCGAAGCGCGCCTTCGGCAGGATTCCGCTCGGCGGGAAGGCCTCTGTGGGCGCCACGAATCCCAAGAAGTCCGTCATCGCGGGACTGGTGAAGCAAGTGAAGCAGCAG CAGAATCTCATGGGAAAGGGCATCAAGGGGCATCGTCCGGCGGCGGCCAGCAATCCCTTGAGCCATTCTGCCGCCTCTGCTCTGGACATTTATCCGTTCAATGGCTGCGGCAAGTGCCACACCACCTACAGCCACTGCACCTGCCACAGCTACCTGGAGGCGGGCCAATCCTCGAGCTACGCGAGCAGCGGCGTGGCGGGGGGCTGGCCGCTGAACGGGGCGGAGGCCACGATGGGCAATCACTGCGAGAGCTCCGCGAATGTGTTCACGGTGAACCACCAGCACATCACCTACAACTATCCCACCATCTACCATGCCACGCCGGCGGCCGCCACGGCCCCCAGCAAGTCCCCGGGCCTCCCGTACGCCTGTATCTCGGAGCTGGCGGCAGCCTcctaccagcagcagcagcagcagcagcaatcctCCAGCGGCGGCTACAGCAACGCCATGTGCCACCAGGGCCCAGCAGCCACGGGGTGTGGCATCCCCTACGAGTCGAGTCCTCAGTTGGCGACGCCGGAGCCCGAGTTCATCAACTACTCGCAGATCAAGCAGCACCTCGGGGGCAGCATCCAGGAGGAGCTTTGCAAGGGGGAgggacaggggcaggggcaggggcagccaACCGTCAAGTATAACGCCACCGTGGAGACGCAGCCGCTGGCGTACGCGGAGGAGAACTACGACTACTACTACAGCAGCCATCGGGAGGCGAAGGGACTCGTCCAGGACTACGATCTGCAGCAGCACCATCCACACGGGCATCCgcaccagcagcagttccCCGGAGGCGTCTCCGCTGCCGCTGGACACTTTTACGAGAGCGCCAACGGCTACAACGGCGTCAGCTACTTCGATACGGGAACCACAGTGCCACCCGCCTCAGTGTCCGCCTCCACGGGTGCTGCATCGAATCCTGGCATCGATCCCGGCAGCGCTTCCGGCTATGGATCCTACTACGATCACTATTCCTCGTACGAACAGCAGATGGCACAGGCTCAGGCCCAGATCGCACAGCCCTCGATCGGAGTGATGCCCACAGTGGCAGTGGCCCCGCCGCCTCCGCCCCCACCGCCCACGCTCACGTaccatcaccatcatcatcaccatTTGCACCACTCTGCGGCAGCAGCTGCCACACATGCGGCCCATTGA
- the LOC108161787 gene encoding transcription factor glial cells missing 2 isoform X3, whose protein sequence is MTVKTKRDWDINDAIVPHVADLEFDEFSEWSDGHVRHIYALHNEEAKKHISGWAMRNTNNHNVNILKKSCLGVLVCSQHCVLPNGSRINLRPAICDKARRKQEGKQCPNKSCRGGRLEIKPCRGHCGYPVTHFWRHSGNAIFFQAKGVHDHLRPDPKNSSVSKRAFGRIPLGGKASVGATNPKKSVIAGLVKQVKQQQNLMGKGIKGHRPAAASNPLSHSAASALDIYPFNGCGKCHTTYSHCTCHSYLEAGQSSSYASSGVAGGWPLNGAEATMGNHCESSANVFTVNHQHITYNYPTIYHATPAAATAPSKSPGLPYACISELAAASYQQQQQQQQSSSGGYSNAMCHQGPAATGCGIPYESSPQLATPEPEFINYSQIKQHLGGSIQEELCKGEGQGQGQGQPTVKYNATVETQPLAYAEENYDYYYSSHREAKGLVQDYDLQQHHPHGHPHQQQFPGGVSAAAGHFYESANGYNGVSYFDTGTTVPPASVSASTGAASNPGIDPGSASGYGSYYDHYSSYEQQMAQAQAQIAQPSIGVMPTVAVAPPPPPPPPTLTYHHHHHHHLHHSAAAAATHAAH, encoded by the exons ATGACGGTCAAGACAAAGCGGGACTGGGACATCAATGACGCCATCGTGCCGCATGTGGCAGACCTGGAGTTCGACGAGTTCAGCGAGTGGAGCGACGGGCATGTGCGGCACATCTACGCGCTGCACAACGAGGAGGCCAAGAAGCACATCTCCGGCTGGGCGATGCGCAACACCAACAACCACAACGTGAACATCCTCAAGAAGAGCTGCCTGGGGGTCCTGGTGTGCTCGCAGCACTGCGTCCTGCCCAACGGGTCGAGGATCAACCTGCGGCCTGCGATCTGCGACAAGGCGCGCCGCAAGCAGGAGGGCAAGCAGTGCCCCAACAAGAGCTGCCGGGGCGGGAGGCTGGAGATCAAGCCCTGCCGCGGCCACTGCGGCTACCCCGTGACCCACTTCTGGCGCCACTCGGGGAACGCCATCTTCTTCCAGGCCAAGGGAGTCCACGATCACCTGCGGCCAGACCCCAAGAACTCGAGTGTCTCGAAGCGCGCCTTCGGCAGGATTCCGCTCGGCGGGAAGGCCTCTGTGGGCGCCACGAATCCCAAGAAGTCCGTCATCGCGGGACTGGTGAAGCAAGTGAAGCAGCAG CAGAATCTCATGGGAAAGGGCATCAAGGGGCATCGTCCGGCGGCGGCCAGCAATCCCTTGAGCCATTCTGCCGCCTCTGCTCTGGACATTTATCCGTTCAATGGCTGCGGCAAGTGCCACACCACCTACAGCCACTGCACCTGCCACAGCTACCTGGAGGCGGGCCAATCCTCGAGCTACGCGAGCAGCGGCGTGGCGGGGGGCTGGCCGCTGAACGGGGCGGAGGCCACGATGGGCAATCACTGCGAGAGCTCCGCGAATGTGTTCACGGTGAACCACCAGCACATCACCTACAACTATCCCACCATCTACCATGCCACGCCGGCGGCCGCCACGGCCCCCAGCAAGTCCCCGGGCCTCCCGTACGCCTGTATCTCGGAGCTGGCGGCAGCCTcctaccagcagcagcagcagcagcagcaatcctCCAGCGGCGGCTACAGCAACGCCATGTGCCACCAGGGCCCAGCAGCCACGGGGTGTGGCATCCCCTACGAGTCGAGTCCTCAGTTGGCGACGCCGGAGCCCGAGTTCATCAACTACTCGCAGATCAAGCAGCACCTCGGGGGCAGCATCCAGGAGGAGCTTTGCAAGGGGGAgggacaggggcaggggcaggggcagccaACCGTCAAGTATAACGCCACCGTGGAGACGCAGCCGCTGGCGTACGCGGAGGAGAACTACGACTACTACTACAGCAGCCATCGGGAGGCGAAGGGACTCGTCCAGGACTACGATCTGCAGCAGCACCATCCACACGGGCATCCgcaccagcagcagttccCCGGAGGCGTCTCCGCTGCCGCTGGACACTTTTACGAGAGCGCCAACGGCTACAACGGCGTCAGCTACTTCGATACGGGAACCACAGTGCCACCCGCCTCAGTGTCCGCCTCCACGGGTGCTGCATCGAATCCTGGCATCGATCCCGGCAGCGCTTCCGGCTATGGATCCTACTACGATCACTATTCCTCGTACGAACAGCAGATGGCACAGGCTCAGGCCCAGATCGCACAGCCCTCGATCGGAGTGATGCCCACAGTGGCAGTGGCCCCGCCGCCTCCGCCCCCACCGCCCACGCTCACGTaccatcaccatcatcatcaccatTTGCACCACTCTGCGGCAGCAGCTGCCACACATGCGGCCCATTGA
- the LOC108161794 gene encoding thioredoxin-2 codes for MVYQVKDKADLDAQLQQAGNKLVVLDFYATWCGPCKMIAPKLAELATQYADNIVILKVDVDESEDIAMDYNICSMPTFVFIKNTNKVEEFAGANAQRLEDVIKANI; via the exons ATGGTTTACCAAGTGAAAGACAAG GCCGACCTCGATGCCCAGCTGCAGCAGGCGGGAAACAAGCTGGTGGTCCTGGACTTCTATGCCACCTGGTGCGGCCCCTGCAAGATGATCGCCCCCAAGCTGGCGGAGCTGGCCACGCAGTACGCCGACAACATTGTCATCCTCAAG GTCGATGTCGATGAATCCGAGGATATTGCCATGGACTACAACATCTGCAGCATGCCCACGTTTGTGTTCATCAAGAACACCAACAAGGTGGAGGAGTTCGCTGGGGCCAATGCCCAGCGGCTGGAGGATGTCATCAAGGCCAACATCTAG
- the LOC108161793 gene encoding galactosylgalactosylxylosylprotein 3-beta-glucuronosyltransferase S: MPSAYYAALDQPLTSSDDEEEDIEWHQQQHRQRQQRRPKGAAPSIPFLATHSLPPPMAHLRGSSGVVGSRRRCLRTAGLFGGALIFLIAFCYFTLGTDTRLALGLGGGGGGATDDSDEGIHLDGILSRALNESLHLCSEGHLDQRLYVQDKPVAQYGHLPIIYFVTPTYPRREQIPELTRLAHTLLHVPRLHWLVANDQEGCNTFMDGMLKRFGIPYTHLASPMPSNFRKVKPAPRGVANRRAALQWLRQRNLTDGVLYFGDDDNTYDLGLFSEIRQTQRVSMFPVGFIADYGVSGPVVRKGKVVAFLDSWLAGRRWPVDMAGFAVNLEYMAQFPNVNMPYKPGFEEDRFLRSIGLRLDLIEPRGSNCSQILVWHTQTKSKKAAVVRLESEYLDGRSNLGALFRSLKIMGVASASDTEGPKALISKNGKASDHATILS; the protein is encoded by the exons ATGCCAAGTGCCTATTACGCGGCACTCGACCAGCCACTGACATCGTccgacgacgaggaggaggacatcgagtggcatcaacagcagcaccgCCAGCGACAGCAGCGGCGCCCCAAGGGGGCCGCACCCAGTATACCGTTTCTGGCAACCCATTCCCTGCCACCCCCCATGGCCCACCTTCGCGGTTCCAGTGGCGTCGTCGGGAGCAGGCGCCGCTGCCTGCGGACAGCAGGCCTCTTTGGGGGGGCCCTTATCTTCCTCATCGCCTTCTGCTACTTCACCCTCGGCACGGACACGCGACTCGCCCTGGGActgggcggcggcggcggaggcgCCACCGATGACTCCGATGAGGGAATCCACCTGG ATGGCATCCTCTCGCGGGCCCTCAACGAGTCGCTGCATCTCTGCAGCGAGGGCCACCTGGATCAGCGGCTGTACGTGCAGGACAAGCCGGTGGCCCAGTACGGACACCTGCCCATCATTTACTTCGTGACGCCCACGTATCCGCGGCGGGAGCAGATCCCGGAGCTGACGCGCCTCGCCCACACCCTGCTGCACGTGCCGCGCCTGCATTGGCTGGTGGCCAACGATCAGGAGGGATGCAACACGTTCATGGATGGGATGCTCAAGAGATTCG GCATCCCCTACACTCATCTGGCGAGTCCGATGCCCAGCAATTTTCGCAAGGTGAAGCCTGCCCCGCGGGGCGTGGCCAATCGAAGGGCCGCCCTGCAGTGGCTGCGGCAGCGGAACCTCACGGACGGCGTCCTCTACTTCGGGGACGATGACAACACCTACGACCTGGGGCTCTTCTCCGAgatccggcagacgcagcggGTGTCCATGTTCCCCGTGGGATTCATCGCGGACTACGGCGTCAGCGGTCCGGTGGTGCGGAAG GGCAAGGTGGTGGCCTTCCTGGACTCGTGGCTCGCGGGCAGACGCTGGCCCGTGGACATGGCCGGCTTCGCGGTGAATCTCGAGTACATGGCCCAGTTCCCGAACGTGAATATGCCGTACAAGCCGGGCTTCGAGGAGGACCGCTTCCTGCGGAGCATCGGCCTGCGGCTCGACCTGATCGAGCCGCGTGGCAGCAACTGCTCGCAGATCCTGGTGTGGCACACGCAAACGAAGAGCAAGAAGGCGGCGGTGGTGCGGCTGGAGAGCGAGTATCTCGACGGGCGCTCCAATCTGGGCGCGCTCTTTCGTTCGCTGAAGATCATGGGCGTGGCCAGTGCCTCGGACACGGAGG GTCCCAAGGCGCTGATCAGCAAGAATGGCAAGGCCTCGGATCACGCGACGATCCTGAGCTGA